From the Pirellulales bacterium genome, the window CGCGCCGTTTCGCTGGCTAATTAATTCGCTCGATGCCATTCCCATTGATCGCGAAGGCATCGGCCTGGGTGGACTCAAGGAAAGTTTGAAGCGGCTCAAAGCGGGCGAGATGCTGCTGATTTTTCCTGAAGGCACCCGGACCCGCGACGGCGAAGTGGGGCAGTTGAAGCCAGGCTTTCTGGCGCTAGCACGCCGCTCCAAAGTGCCGTTGCTCCCCATGGCGATTGATGGCGCGTACGATGCGTGGCCCAAGCGCCGGCCATTGCCGGGCTTGTCGGTGATTCACGTCCGCTTTGCCCAGCCGCTATTACCCGACGAAATGGCCCAGCTCGACGACGTGTCGCTGCTGACGGAAGTTGACCGCCGTATTCGCCAGTGCCACGCTTACACTCGCCAAATCCGCTTGCGAGCTATTTGTCGCAAAGCGTTGTGCTCCGGAGGCTATGAGCCTGCGGCTACATCGGTGGATAAAGCCGTAACTCGAATCATAGCAACCACTTAAAATTTCTCGGTTTTTCGCGAACCTTTTCGCCGATACCGCGTCTTAGAGGAGTCGAGGTCGTTTTCGCACCTCGGCACGGCTCCGCTAGCCCGATAAATCGCGTATTTGTCGAACTTGACACCCGGCGCCGCACAAGCGACAGTTGAATGTGGGTTCTGTTTTTTCTCTCCAACCGCGCCCCTAGCGCAGGAGTCGGTCATGAATCGCTCGTTAAACGCCATCGCGAATCGCTTCGTTTTTGCCAATCGCAAAAACATCGTCGATATTCGCAAGGCGAAAACGAAC encodes:
- a CDS encoding lysophospholipid acyltransferase family protein; translated protein: MAQRSLPKRLWYDFLRVVCRLVGVSFFRIRVFNRQYAPQTGGVLVVSNHQSHFDPILVGLSIDRRLNYVARDTLFWFAPFRWLINSLDAIPIDREGIGLGGLKESLKRLKAGEMLLIFPEGTRTRDGEVGQLKPGFLALARRSKVPLLPMAIDGAYDAWPKRRPLPGLSVIHVRFAQPLLPDEMAQLDDVSLLTEVDRRIRQCHAYTRQIRLRAICRKALCSGGYEPAATSVDKAVTRIIATT